The following coding sequences are from one Triticum aestivum cultivar Chinese Spring chromosome 5A, IWGSC CS RefSeq v2.1, whole genome shotgun sequence window:
- the LOC123105445 gene encoding probable GTP-binding protein OBGC2, producing MATLLLPSHTASHHRAVFSGGAHHHLLLQRELLRDALLAPRRRPIAVACRAASAAARAKAPPSASPPPQALAKEAHKYFDHAVVSVRAGDGGHGAVLNMPPGSSADAATSKPRGGGRAADKGKAKKGSGKKVSFKRNYDGSVSLPVGGHGGDVVLYADEAEESLLGFHAKARHCAKRGGNVGATGTLSSRMHNGSAGETLRIPVPVGTVVRRKKGSVLADLAHPGDEVLVARGGQGGISLIDAPDYKRGKAMALSPNVMRDVTDKVLTHGQPGEEISLELILRVVADVGLVGLPNAGKSTLLSAITLARPDIADYPFTTLMPNLGRLGGDPTLGALQFSSGATLADLPGLIEGAHLGKGLGRNFLRHLRRTRVIVHVVDAADDDPVNNYKIVREELRMYNPKYLERPYVVVLNKIDLPKAQDRLSSLALEISSVGCGECHDKNASEGKLDENFNRHHTSEDDDKELGDYPRPQAVIGASVLRHIGIDEMLKEIRTALEKCSDHMLPGP from the exons ATGGCGAcgctcctcctcccctcccacacGGCCAGCCACCACCGCGCCGTCTTCTCCGGGGGCGCGCACCACCACCTGCTTCTCCAGCGGGAACTTCTCAGGGACGCCCTGCTCGCGCCGAGGCGCAGGCCGATCGCGGTCGCGTGCCGGGCGGCGTCAGCGGCGGCCAGGGCCAAGGCTCCCCCGAGCGCATCCCCGCCGCCGCAGGCGCTAGCCAAGGAGGCGCACAAGTACTTCGACCACGCGGTCGTCAGCGTGCGCGCGGGGGACGGCGGCCACGGCGCCGTTCTCAACATGCCGCCGGGCTCCTCCGCGGACGCGGCCACCTCGAAGccccgcggcggcggcagggccgCGGACAAGGGAAAGGCCAAGAAGGGCAGCGGGAAGAAGGTGTCGTTCAAGCGGAACTACGACGGGTCCGTGTCGCTGCCCGTGGGCGGGCACGGCGGCGACGTGGTGCTGTAcgccgacgaggcggaggagtcgcTGCTGGGGTTCCACGCCAAGGCCCGGCACTGCGCCAAGAGGGGCGGCAACGTCGGGGCCACCGGCACCCTCAGCTCCCGGATGCACAACGGCTCCGCCGGGGAGACGCTCAGGATACCCGTGCCTGTAG GTACCGTTGTGAGGCGCAAGAAAGGGTCTGTTCTTGCCGATTTGGCTCATCCTGGTGATGAGGTGCTCGTCGCTAGGGGTGGACAGGGCGGG ATCAGCTTGATCGATGCGCCCGATTACAAAAGAGGGAAAGCCATGGCTTTATCTCCTAATGTCATGCGTGATGTTACTGATAAG GTATTAACGCATGGCCAGCCTGGTGAGGAAATAAGCTTGGAGTTAATCTTAAGGGTGGTTGCAGATGTTGGCCTTGTG GGACTTCCAAATGCTGGAAAATCAACACTTCTATCAGCTATAACGCTTGCACGACCAGACATTGCTGATTATCCATTCACTACATTAATGCCAAATCTTGGCCGGCTTGGTGGAGATCCCACTTTAGGGGCGTTGCAGTTTTCCTCTGGAGCAACATTGGCAGATTTGCCGGGTCTTATTGAGGGCGCTCATCTGGGCAAG GGTCTTGGTCGCAATTTCTTGAGACATTTGAGGAGAACGAGGGTAATCGTCCACGTCGTTGATGCTGCTGATGATGACCCTGTGAACAATTATAAGATTGTCAGAGAA GAATTAAGGATGTATAACCCCAAATACCTGGAGCGGCCTTATGTTGTGGTCCTGAACAAGATTGATCTTCCTAAG GCCCAAGATAGGTTATCTTCATTGGCACTTGAAATATCTTCAGTAGGCTGTGGAGAATGCCATGACAAAAATGCCAGCGAAGGAAAACTAGATGAAAACTTCAACAGACACCATACCTCAGAAGATGATGATAAGGAACTTGGAGACTACCCAAGGCCTCAAGCTGTAATTGGCGCAAGCGTACT GAGGCACATCGGGATCGACGAGATGCTGAAGGAGATAAGGACAGCCCTGGAAAAATGCTCTGATCACATGTTACCAGGACCATGA
- the LOC123105449 gene encoding chromatin remodeling protein EBS isoform X2, producing the protein MSKTPGKTPRTPRRILESYTIKGSDGVIRPGDSVLMKAPDTSKPPYVAKIEEIEAAGPRGANVKVKVRWYYRPEESIGGRRPFHGEKEVFLSDHQDVQSADTIECKCNVYSFRDYTKLSAVNPEDYFCRFEYKSITGSFVPDRIAVFCKCEMPYNPDDLMIQCEECSDWFHPACIGKTIKEAKKLENFTCEGCVAENGNGNGVKNENSHESTGESDEKVQSKRRRR; encoded by the exons atgtcAAAGACGCCGGGGAAGACGCCGCGGACGCCCAGGCGGATCCTGGAGTCCTACACCATCAAGGGATCCGACGGCGTCATCCGCC CTGGGGACTCTGTGCTGATGAAGGCGCCCGACACATCAAAGCCTCCGTATGTGGCCAAGATTGAGGAAATCGAGGCAGCAGGACCTCGGGGCGCAAATGTCAAGGTTAAAGTGCGCTGGTACTACCGACCGGAGGAGTCCATTGGTGGGCGCAGGCCATTCCATGGCGAGAAGGAGGTGTTCCTCTCTGACCACCAAGATGTGCAGAGTGCTGATACCATAGAGTGCAAGTGCAACGTCTACAGCTTCCGGGACTACACCAAGCTTTCTGCTGTCAATCCTGAGGACTATTTTTGCCGCTTCGAGTACAAATCAATCACAGGCAGCTTTGTGCCTGACCGCATAGCTGT GTTTTGTAAGTGTGAGATGCCATACAACCCTGACGATCTTATGATCCAGTGTGAGGAATGCTCTGATTG GTTTCACCCTGCTTGTATTGGAAAGACCATCAAAGAAGCAAAGAAActtgagaattttacatgtgaaGGTTGTGTTGCtgaaaatggaaatggaaatggagtcAAGAACGAAAATTCCCATGAATCTACAGGCGAATCAGATGAGAAG GTGCAGTCGAAGCGGCGACGGCGGTGA
- the LOC123105449 gene encoding chromatin remodeling protein EBS isoform X1 has product MSKTPGKTPRTPRRILESYTIKGSDGVIRPGDSVLMKAPDTSKPPYVAKIEEIEAAGPRGANVKVKVRWYYRPEESIGGRRPFHGEKEVFLSDHQDVQSADTIECKCNVYSFRDYTKLSAVNPEDYFCRFEYKSITGSFVPDRIAVFCKCEMPYNPDDLMIQCEECSDWFHPACIGKTIKEAKKLENFTCEGCVAENGNGNGVKNENSHESTGESDEKQVQSKRRRR; this is encoded by the exons atgtcAAAGACGCCGGGGAAGACGCCGCGGACGCCCAGGCGGATCCTGGAGTCCTACACCATCAAGGGATCCGACGGCGTCATCCGCC CTGGGGACTCTGTGCTGATGAAGGCGCCCGACACATCAAAGCCTCCGTATGTGGCCAAGATTGAGGAAATCGAGGCAGCAGGACCTCGGGGCGCAAATGTCAAGGTTAAAGTGCGCTGGTACTACCGACCGGAGGAGTCCATTGGTGGGCGCAGGCCATTCCATGGCGAGAAGGAGGTGTTCCTCTCTGACCACCAAGATGTGCAGAGTGCTGATACCATAGAGTGCAAGTGCAACGTCTACAGCTTCCGGGACTACACCAAGCTTTCTGCTGTCAATCCTGAGGACTATTTTTGCCGCTTCGAGTACAAATCAATCACAGGCAGCTTTGTGCCTGACCGCATAGCTGT GTTTTGTAAGTGTGAGATGCCATACAACCCTGACGATCTTATGATCCAGTGTGAGGAATGCTCTGATTG GTTTCACCCTGCTTGTATTGGAAAGACCATCAAAGAAGCAAAGAAActtgagaattttacatgtgaaGGTTGTGTTGCtgaaaatggaaatggaaatggagtcAAGAACGAAAATTCCCATGAATCTACAGGCGAATCAGATGAGAAG CAGGTGCAGTCGAAGCGGCGACGGCGGTGA
- the LOC123105449 gene encoding chromatin remodeling protein EBS isoform X3 yields MSKTPGKTPRTPRRILESYTIKGSDGVIRPGDSVLMKAPDTSKPPYVAKIEEIEAAGPRGANVKVKVRWYYRPEESIGGRRPFHGEKEVFLSDHQDVQSADTIECKCNVYSFRDYTKLSAVNPEDYFCRFEYKSITGSFVPDRIAVFCKCEMPYNPDDLMIQCEECSDWFHPACIGKTIKEAKKLENFTCEGCVAENGNGNGVKNENSHESTGESDEKW; encoded by the exons atgtcAAAGACGCCGGGGAAGACGCCGCGGACGCCCAGGCGGATCCTGGAGTCCTACACCATCAAGGGATCCGACGGCGTCATCCGCC CTGGGGACTCTGTGCTGATGAAGGCGCCCGACACATCAAAGCCTCCGTATGTGGCCAAGATTGAGGAAATCGAGGCAGCAGGACCTCGGGGCGCAAATGTCAAGGTTAAAGTGCGCTGGTACTACCGACCGGAGGAGTCCATTGGTGGGCGCAGGCCATTCCATGGCGAGAAGGAGGTGTTCCTCTCTGACCACCAAGATGTGCAGAGTGCTGATACCATAGAGTGCAAGTGCAACGTCTACAGCTTCCGGGACTACACCAAGCTTTCTGCTGTCAATCCTGAGGACTATTTTTGCCGCTTCGAGTACAAATCAATCACAGGCAGCTTTGTGCCTGACCGCATAGCTGT GTTTTGTAAGTGTGAGATGCCATACAACCCTGACGATCTTATGATCCAGTGTGAGGAATGCTCTGATTG GTTTCACCCTGCTTGTATTGGAAAGACCATCAAAGAAGCAAAGAAActtgagaattttacatgtgaaGGTTGTGTTGCtgaaaatggaaatggaaatggagtcAAGAACGAAAATTCCCATGAATCTACAGGCGAATCAGATGAGAAG TGGTGA
- the LOC123105450 gene encoding protein RTE1-HOMOLOG gives MEAERSQLSPIDPRRARFPCCIVWTPIPFITWLMPFIGHIGICREDGVILDFAGPNFVSVDNFAFGAVTRYIQLNGDECYKLLDTGAETTWDGALRKGVQEFQNRNYNLFTCNCHSFVANNLNRLFYAGHDKWNVVSLAAVMFLRGRWVSAGAAVKTLAPFVVVLALGVLLGGTTFLLGLLAFAAIMTGWFLVGTYCIKGLVEL, from the exons ATGGAAGCTGAAAGAAGCCAGCTTAGTCCAATCGACCCAAGAAGAGCTCGGTTTCCTTGTTGCATAGTGTGGACTCCCATACCCTTCATCACATGGCTGATGCCATTTATCGGTCACATTGGCATTTGCAGAGAAGATGGTGTAATCTTGGACTTTGCCGGTCCAAATTTCGTGTCAGTTGACAACTTTGCCTTTGGAGCTGTTACACGCTATATCCAATTAAATGGTGATGAG TGCTATAAACTTCTCGACACCGGCGCAGAGACGACATGGGATGGTGCTCTGAGGAAAGGCGTGCAGGAGTTTCAGAACAGGAACTACAACCTGTTCACCTGCAACTGTCACTCCTTCGTCGCCAACAACCTGAACCGGCTCTTCTACGCCGGCCACGACAAGTGGAACGTGGTGAGCCTGGCCGCGGTGATGTTCCTACGGGGCCGCTGGGTGAGCGCGGGGGCCGCGGTGAAGACCCTGGCGCCATTCGTTGTGGTGCTTGCCCTTGGGGTTCTCCTCGGCGGCACGACGTTCTTGCTCGGCCTCCTCGCCTTCGCCGCCATCATGACCGGGTGGTTCCTCGTGGGCACCTACTGCATCAAGGGCCTTGTGGAGCTGTAG